A part of Haemorhous mexicanus isolate bHaeMex1 chromosome 25, bHaeMex1.pri, whole genome shotgun sequence genomic DNA contains:
- the RAP1A gene encoding ras-related protein Rap-1A isoform X1 — protein MREYKLVVLGSGGVGKSALTVQFVQGIFVEKYDPTIEDSYRKQVEVDCQQCMLEILDTAGTEQFTAMRDLYMKNGQGFALVYSITAQSTFNDLQDLREQILRVKDTEDVPMILVGNKCDLEEERVVGKEQGQNLARQWCNCAFLESSAKSKINVNEIFYDLVRQINRKTPVEKKKPKKKSCLLL, from the exons ATGCGTGAGTACAAGCTGGTGGTCCTTGGTTCAGGAGGTGTGGGCAAGTCTGCTCTG aCTGTACAGTTCGTTCAGGGAATTTTTGTTGAAAAATATGACCCAACAATAGAAGATTCATACAGAAAG caAGTGGAAGTGGACTGTCAGCAGTGTATGCTGGAGATCCTcgacacagcagggaca GAGCAATTCACAGCCATGAGGGATCTGTACATGAAGAATGGGCAGGGGTTTGCACTAGTATATTCTATCACAGCACAGTCCACGTTCAACGACCTCCAGGACCTGCGGGAACAGATCCTCCGGGTGAAGGACACCGAGGAC GTTCCCATGATTCTGGTTGGCAATAAATGTGACCTGGAGGAAGAACGAGTCGTGGGCAAAGAGCAGGGGCAGAACTTAGCACGACAGTGGTGTAACTGTGCCTTTCTAGAATCATCTGCAAAGTCGAAAATCAACGTAAATGAG ATCTTTTATGACCTGGTCAGACAGATAAATAGAAAAACACCAGTGGAAAAGAAGAAGCCTAAAAAGAAATCATGTCTGCTGCTTTAG
- the RAP1A gene encoding ras-related protein Rap-1A isoform X2 has product MREYKLVVLGSGGVGKSALQVEVDCQQCMLEILDTAGTEQFTAMRDLYMKNGQGFALVYSITAQSTFNDLQDLREQILRVKDTEDVPMILVGNKCDLEEERVVGKEQGQNLARQWCNCAFLESSAKSKINVNEIFYDLVRQINRKTPVEKKKPKKKSCLLL; this is encoded by the exons ATGCGTGAGTACAAGCTGGTGGTCCTTGGTTCAGGAGGTGTGGGCAAGTCTGCTCTG caAGTGGAAGTGGACTGTCAGCAGTGTATGCTGGAGATCCTcgacacagcagggaca GAGCAATTCACAGCCATGAGGGATCTGTACATGAAGAATGGGCAGGGGTTTGCACTAGTATATTCTATCACAGCACAGTCCACGTTCAACGACCTCCAGGACCTGCGGGAACAGATCCTCCGGGTGAAGGACACCGAGGAC GTTCCCATGATTCTGGTTGGCAATAAATGTGACCTGGAGGAAGAACGAGTCGTGGGCAAAGAGCAGGGGCAGAACTTAGCACGACAGTGGTGTAACTGTGCCTTTCTAGAATCATCTGCAAAGTCGAAAATCAACGTAAATGAG ATCTTTTATGACCTGGTCAGACAGATAAATAGAAAAACACCAGTGGAAAAGAAGAAGCCTAAAAAGAAATCATGTCTGCTGCTTTAG